A stretch of DNA from Endozoicomonas sp. 8E:
CGACATGACAGAAGAACTGGTTTCTGAAGTGATTGGTAAAGAGGCTTCCAGGGATAAAAAACAAAAAGCACGTCCTACAACAGAAAAAGAGGCTGCCAGAATGGTCTATATGTCCACTGAAATGCCTGATGACATGCAAAATATCCCTGTTGAATTCTTCTCATCAAGCCGCACCTGGCGGGTGGATAGATGGCAACGGGGCAACACAAGAGACAGTTTCAAAAGCTGGGCAAAAAGCAACCCCAGACCCGGCTCTGCCCTGATCGTTTCGAACCAGCCGCATCTTCTTTATCAGCAGGAGGTCATCCGGCAGGAATTACCCCAGGGCTTCATCACCGAGGGAACGGCCCAACAAGCAGATCCTGACAGTCAAATCATCATGACCCTGGATGCCTTGGCCCTCTGGCTTCACAACCTGCAAATCAGAACCGCTCAGAAAGCAGGCCAGCAGGCTGACAGGTTATAGTCTAAATCACTCTTCTGCCCGGCCGAAAAATTCTATTACGGCTTTAGTAAGTACCTGGCCAGTTGGTTTTGCATATTCTGGCGAGTGGATTTTTTCATCCTTCAAGGCGCAACGACGGGCGCGTAGCCATAGCTACGCAACCAGAGTTGGAACGCAGAAGGATGGAAAAAGCCGCCGTCCAGAATATGCGAAACCAACTGGTTAGGTACTTAATGTTTTAACACCTGCCTTTTCCCATTCTGACTGATTCCATGGAAGGACTCTATGCAGCAACATACCCCCACCTCTGACAGCACGCTTCTGGACCAAGGCACAGTCATTAACCCTCTGAAACTGTCGGGCTTAGCCACTTTAATGGACGAAGTCGGTATCTCTCACTCAAATTCCCTCGACTCTCTGATCTGTGCTTCGCAACAGTGGCGCAGACACCCCGGCCAGGAACGCTGGGAGATGCAGGATCTGCCCCTGACAGCAGACCAGCATCTGGCAGTTATGGGTCACCTTAAAGCACTCAACTTCGTTCAGGAGTTACTCCCATCCTCTACAAACTATGAATACTCCTTATTCCTGGGGGCAACGGTTCCCGGAATGGAGCGAAGACTTAATCATCTCGCCAGACTCTGGCTAGAGGGTGTTCGGTTTAACAAAATTGTTTTTCTGGTAGGACAACGTCCACTGAAAGAGGGTATCGATAATATTGACAGTCTTATTGCCAACAGTATTGGTGAACAGGCCCGGGGAAAAGGTGCCAGAACCGCCCGCCCCATCACAGAGACAGAAGGCGCCATGCAACTGTTTGCCACCATGAAACTTCCCGGGGAGATGAAAAAGCTGCCAGTAGAGTTTGTTGACTCTCCCAGAGTCTGGAAACAGAATCACTGGCAGAGAGCCAACACGCGGGACACCCTGATTGAGTGGATGAAAGCAGTACCGGCTCCCGGCAGGACACTGGTTGTTTCTGACCAGCCCCATGCCCACTATCAACTGGAAGTGGTGAAACAGGAGCTTCCTGAAGCCTTCCAGCCTGAAGTAACCGCTCAGACTGCGGATGAAGGAACCCGGATAATACTTTATCTGGACGCACTGGCTCTCTGGCTTCACAATCTGCAGTCGCGAATTAACTAGTTAATATACGACTCCCCCCACCCGGGCATCAGTGTCTGCTCGATGTCCAGCTGGCTTAATATCCTGGCCACCACAAAATCCACCAGATCTTCCATGGTTTCAGGTTTGTTATAAAATCCAGGTGAGGCAGGCAAAATGACTGCCCCCATTCGGGTCAACTTGAGCATATTCTCAAGGTGAATCTCCGAATACGGCGCTTCTCTGGGCACCAGAACCAGCTTTCTGCGCTCTTTTAAAGCCACATCCGCTGCTCTCTCAATCAGATTATTACTGGCTCCATAGGCTATAGACGACAATGTGCCCGAGCTGCAGGGGCAGACCACCATTTTACTGGCAGCACCACTGCCAGAGGCTACGGGCGACATCCATTCTTCATGGCCCAATAATTTGATCTGACCGGCTCTGGCTTTGCAGTAATCAATCAAGGCAGCCTCTGCTTCCCGGTCGCCGTCAGGCAGATGAAGAGAGGTTTCAGTTTCAATTACCACTTTTGCGGCTCTTGAAATCATGCAAAAAACCTCTGCCCCAGAAGCAACAAGACACTGCATCAACCTGAGTCCGTACTGGGCCCCGGAAGCCCCGGTAATAGCAAGAGTAATTCTCTCAGCCAATGTATTAACCTTTTTTTGACGCTGCTGCATTATTAAGTTTCACCAGCAGACGCTGATGAATTCCCTCAAAGCCACCATTACTCATGATGACCAGATGATCACCCTCCTCAGAAGTTTCAATCAGGTAGTCGATGATCTCTTCAGTAGACGACATTACACGGGTAGATACAGGACTTTTATCAATAAACCCATCCTGCAACCACTCGATATTTGTGGGCTGAAACCAGATGACTTCAGACGCATTCTTGACACAGTCCGACAAGGCACCGCCATGAATGCCCATTTTCATGGTATTGGAGCGTGGCTCGATTATCGCCCGAATACGGTCATTCTGATGCCGGGCACGTAAGCCATTCAAAGTGGTTTCAATCGCCGTAGGGTGATGGGCGAAGTCATCATACACTTTGATGCCTTCTATATCAGCCAGCAATTCCATTCTGCGTTTGACCCCCTTGAAGAGGCTTAGAGCTTCACAAGCCAGAGCAGGCAATACCCCAACGTGCCGGGCAGCGGCTATAGCCGCCAGACCGTTGGCAACGTTATGATCACCTGTCTGCGACCAGTTGACCTGGCCAACCACCTTGCCCTGATAGATGACATCAAAAACACTGCCATCCGCTTCAATCAGGTGGGTCGTCCACTCAACTCCCAACTGCTCCTGTTGCGACCAGCAACCCATCTCCAGAACCCGGTTCAGGGCTTCGCAGTTCGCCGGAGATATAATTCGGCCATCACCCGGTATCGTTCTGACCAGATGGTGAAACTGCTTCTGGATTGCGGCAAGGTTTTCGAAGATATCAGCGTGATCAAATTCAAGGTTATTCAGAATGGCTGTGCGGGGATGATAGTGGACAAACTTGGAACGTTTATCGAAGAAGGCCGTATCGTACTCATCCGCTTCGACCACAAAAAACGGGGTCTTCCCCATTCTTGCCGAAATACCAAAGTTAGCCGGGATGCCACCAATCAGAAAACCCGGCGACATGCCTGCATATTCCAGAATCCAGGCCAACATGCTGCCGGTTGTGGTTTTGCCGTGAGTACCAGCGGCTGCCATCACCCATTTGTCTTTCAGAATGTGCTCGGCAAAAAACTGGGGACCCGAGGTATAAGCAAGCCCCTTGTTCAAGACGTGCTCCACAATCGGGTTCCCCCGGCTCATGGCATTCCCTATCACGACCAGATCAGGCTCATCGTCCAGGTGTTCGATATGGTAGCCCTGCATCAGCTGAATACCCTCAGCTTCCAGCTGTGTGCTCATGGGGGGATAGACATGTTCATCGGAACCACTGACCCTGATACCAATATCCCTGGCCAGAAGGGCGAGGCTTCCCATAAATGTACCGCAGATTCCCAGAATATGTATGCGCATACCATCCTTACTCATCGTCGGTCGCTGGCGGCTCTTCAAGGCCGCAAACGGTTCTGAAAACGTATGGCCAATGAGAAGTCATTCTGGCCGTGGACTTAAGACTCTTTCCTTACCTTTTTACAGAAAAAATTCCGCTAAATAAACGGACAAACAGTCTTGTTTTAAGTATTATGCGAATCGAAACCCGCTAAACCATAGAACAACAGAAACATACAAAGCCAAGATTACTATTCAGCGAGAGCTACTCAGGATGTCAATCAAACATGCATTTTATGCACAGTCAGGGGGCGTAACAGCAGTTATCAATGCCAGTGCCTGCGCCGTTATCGAGACCGCACGTCGCTATCCGAACCAAATTGGTAAGGTCTATGCGGGTTATAACGGCATTCTGGGAGCGCTGAGGGAAGAACTGATCGACACCAGTCAGGAATCCCATGAGACCATCGGGGCGCTTCACCGGACCCCCGGAGGTGCAT
This window harbors:
- a CDS encoding flavin prenyltransferase UbiX, coding for MQQRQKKVNTLAERITLAITGASGAQYGLRLMQCLVASGAEVFCMISRAAKVVIETETSLHLPDGDREAEAALIDYCKARAGQIKLLGHEEWMSPVASGSGAASKMVVCPCSSGTLSSIAYGASNNLIERAADVALKERRKLVLVPREAPYSEIHLENMLKLTRMGAVILPASPGFYNKPETMEDLVDFVVARILSQLDIEQTLMPGWGESYIN
- the mpl gene encoding UDP-N-acetylmuramate:L-alanyl-gamma-D-glutamyl-meso-diaminopimelate ligase, encoding MRIHILGICGTFMGSLALLARDIGIRVSGSDEHVYPPMSTQLEAEGIQLMQGYHIEHLDDEPDLVVIGNAMSRGNPIVEHVLNKGLAYTSGPQFFAEHILKDKWVMAAAGTHGKTTTGSMLAWILEYAGMSPGFLIGGIPANFGISARMGKTPFFVVEADEYDTAFFDKRSKFVHYHPRTAILNNLEFDHADIFENLAAIQKQFHHLVRTIPGDGRIISPANCEALNRVLEMGCWSQQEQLGVEWTTHLIEADGSVFDVIYQGKVVGQVNWSQTGDHNVANGLAAIAAARHVGVLPALACEALSLFKGVKRRMELLADIEGIKVYDDFAHHPTAIETTLNGLRARHQNDRIRAIIEPRSNTMKMGIHGGALSDCVKNASEVIWFQPTNIEWLQDGFIDKSPVSTRVMSSTEEIIDYLIETSEEGDHLVIMSNGGFEGIHQRLLVKLNNAAASKKG